The genomic segment TTTTAAGTCTTCCAGCCCATACGGTGCACCTCACTGCGGTGCTCCAAATCCCTACCATAACGTAGGACCCACTTATACTGACCTTTCCACGCGGACCTGCCACATCATCCCATCACGCACTTCCCGTGACGCGTGCACTACACAACTCACAAAAAAGTCCCTTGATCCCCGACTCCCACGCTCGTGCCTTCCCCTTAGCCCCCCTCACGTGCACACATAAACGTGTCAGCATCTCCTTCTCTCTGAAGTCAACTTAGTCGCCAGATCCAACGGTCCATGAACCCCTATAAGTACACAACTCAAAAGCTCGGAACAGAAGCTTCAAGTTCAGCTCTTCCAGGACTTTTTCATCAAGTTCTCACTCTAATCAATCAACCAAGCCATGAAATCTGTTCCACTGAGAACCGGTTCATTTCCGATCCAATCAACGGTTCGGCCAGGCTCACCTAAAATCTCTCTAACACGTTACGATTCACCGACTAACATCTTCTCCGGTGTTAGTTCTCCGAGAGATTCGCTGCATTTGGATATCAATCATCACCAGACAGGAGCTCCGATTCGGAGGGCGTTGTCGGAGAGTAATGTCATCAGATCGGAGAGGGAGGCTTCCAGAGGGCTGAAGAAGCCTTCCGGTGCTGGTTCGCGGTCTTTTCCGTCGATGATACCAGAGGTCGAGGAGCATGTGTTTGGGGACAGGGTGGATGATTACGCTGGAATCTGGCCGAAGAGCGGGATTCCATTGGAGGAGTTAGGTTTTTCCGGAGACGGATTCGGTAAATCCTCCGGCGGACATGGGGGAAACGGCCGACATGGGGGAAGCGGCGGCGATGATGTTAGCAAGATGGGTGATTATTATAAGCAAATGTTGAAGTCAAACCCCAACGATGCTTTGATTCTAAGAAACTACGGAAAATACTTACACGaggtataaaaaaaactgaggaaatgtttaattaattaatgaaatgattaaGAGGTGGTTTTTATTTGGGTGTGTTGCAAAAATAtacttgatatgaaaaatattattttgtgtttttttatgtcaaaaaaaaattaatatatattttttaaaaaaaatcacttttgtaAAGCAATTATATCACATTTAGTTGACACGAAGTAGCTTGATCGAGCagttgtttattattttattttttttggtttggtcaAAGGTGGAGGGAGACGCGGAGAAAGCAGAGGAGTACTACGGGAGAGCAATATTGGCGAGTCCAGGAGATGGAGAGGTGTTGTCTTTGTATGGGAAATTAATTTGGGATGCAAAAAGGGACGGGGAGAGAGCTAAATCTTACTTTGATCAAGCTGTTTTCGCCTCTCCTAATGACTGGTAATTTTCACACCACACCCTCCTAATCTCTTGAGtaactattaattaatattaatgggaTTACGTGACTAATTTACTCCTTTGTTTTTGTCATGTATAGCATGGTATTGGGATCGTATGCAAGTTTTATGTGGGAGGCAGAGGAAGACGGTgacgaggaggaggaggaggaggacaaGAGTGAAGTGTCATCAGCAGCGGCCATGGTTGCTGCATTTTAGCAGAGGGACAGTCCCttgattttacatttttaaagaGGGATTATATAACTAACGAACTTCAATAATTaacaagaagaataagaaaaggagGGTTATATTACTCTATTCTTGTAATCTTAGAGGAAAGCTTCTTGCTTGAATCTGGAAGCTGATAGGGAGAGAATGTGGGGTTTCTACTCGTCGTTTTACCCTTGCTTGATGTTTGTAATTTGTATAGTGTAATCTGTCCAAATCTAAAATATCTTCTCCAAGTCTATTGTCAAATGTGAATATCAATTCTTTCGGATGATtttgtttctgatttttttttatttttttaaattattattttttatttttaattgttatgatatattgatgtttaaaataaattttaatatatttttaaataaaaaacttcttGAATTGCCATCtcaatatcaaatattaattttatcaaacactAACTTCATCTTGGTGGGTATTTTGGGACTTGCGAAATTAGATGCATGAACTCCTCCGTTTTAGTGCACATAAAGCAATGGGTTGCGCAACTAATAGTAATGGCtacacatttattttaaaataatgcaGCTGCTGGTTTCTTCGAAGTTGAGAAGTATTCTTTTGGCTTGGTGATTGTTGAAACTATAATTAATTAGTCGGCACACTTTTTTTCCGCTAAGGAAGCTGAAAGgagttttcattttatttttttaactctaagcgtagtaaaataaaattaataaaataatatggtgcaaaatatatttaaatagatgataaagtttaaaaatttacacATTTACTATTCACCCGGGAGtgtaatttataacttttttaaattctaaaattattgggtataagatttaataaaaaataaaa from the Populus nigra chromosome 1, ddPopNigr1.1, whole genome shotgun sequence genome contains:
- the LOC133690787 gene encoding uncharacterized protein LOC133690787, which produces MKSVPLRTGSFPIQSTVRPGSPKISLTRYDSPTNIFSGVSSPRDSLHLDINHHQTGAPIRRALSESNVIRSEREASRGLKKPSGAGSRSFPSMIPEVEEHVFGDRVDDYAGIWPKSGIPLEELGFSGDGFGKSSGGHGGNGRHGGSGGDDVSKMGDYYKQMLKSNPNDALILRNYGKYLHEVEGDAEKAEEYYGRAILASPGDGEVLSLYGKLIWDAKRDGERAKSYFDQAVFASPNDCMVLGSYASFMWEAEEDGDEEEEEEDKSEVSSAAAMVAAF